In a genomic window of Ipomoea triloba cultivar NCNSP0323 chromosome 3, ASM357664v1:
- the LOC116013712 gene encoding inactive protein kinase SELMODRAFT_444075-like isoform X1: MNLRQKSVKDRSLDVAKRVVLVCVKASREIPRSALAWTLTHVVQPGDCVKLLVVIPDHHSISKLWGFSRFHSDCAHTNGKSFSGTVFDQKDYITDSCAQIMLQLNDLYDPNKIQLKIKVISGSECGVVAAEAMKTQTHWVVLDKKMKKEAKICLEELECNVVMMKNSHPKILRMNFVGSPSTENEVIAWSQISRNLLTEIRVPNVTPVSSPEHVSSTTTAARTSSISSSELEACLLATSDFRWDLKKGGFPHRDVRYLFDESDSDTDIEKLISPSTSISSKQSTADTFSSSGEYSKFLKKGSQKLSKVKMRNFTGQDIHGKFFELDPNLEVGGERERLSMELSKNVRKMVLLSKSSPPDPPPLCSICQHKAPVFGKPPRWFTYAELETATRGFSKANFLAEGGYGSVHRGVLPDGQVVAVKQHKSASSQGDREFCSEVEVLSCAQHRNVVTLIGFCIEDGRRLLVYEYICNGSLDSHLYGHNRDPLNWSARQKIALGAARGLRYLHEECRVGCIVHRDMRPNNILLTHDFEPLVGDFGLARWQPGGDLGVETRIIGTFGYLAPEYARSGQITEKADVYSFGVVLVELITGRKVMDIYRPKGQQCLTEWARPLLKENAIADLIDPCIRNCYLEQEVRRMMHCASSCIQPDPLSRPRMSQVLRMLESDI, from the exons ATGAATCTGAGGCAAAAGAGTGTGAAAGATAGAAGTTTGGATGTGGCAAAAAGGGTTGTGTTGGTTTGTGTTAAAGCTTCTAGGGAAATCCCAAGAAGTGCTTTAGCATGGACTCTGACTCATGTTGTTCAGCCTGGAGACTGTGTTAAGCTGCTGGTGGTCATCCCAGATCATCATTCAATAA GTAAACTATGGGGGTTTTCAAGATTCCACAGTGATTGTGCACACACAAATGGGAAATCATTCTCGGGAACAGTTTTTGATCAGAAGGATTACATTACAGATTCATGCGCCCAAATAATGCTTCAGCTCAATGATCTTTATGATCCAAACAAG ATACAGTTGAAGATCAAAGTCATTTCTGGATCAGAGTGTGGAGTGGTAGCTGCTGAAGCCATGAAAACTCAAACTCACTGGGTGGTATTGGATAA gaaaatgaaaaaagaggcAAAAATTTGCTTGGAGGAGCTAGAATGTAACGTTGTTATGATGAAAAATTCTCATCCCAAGATTCTCCGTATGAATTTCGTTGGATCGCCAAGCACAGAAAATGAAGTAATCGCTTGGTCTCAAATATCTAGAAATCTTTTAACTGAGATTCGGGTGCCAAATGTAACTCCTGTTAGCAGTCCAGAGCATGTATCATCGACAACAACTGCTGCTCGAACATCCTCAATTTCAAGCTCAGAGCTGGAAGCTTGTCTACTTGCTACCTCTGATTTCCGTTGGGATCTAAAGAAAGGAGGCTTTCCACATCGCGATGTCCGTTATCTCTTTGATGAGTCTGATTCTGACACAGACATTGAAAAGCTGATTTCTCCTTCCACGAGTATATCTTCCAAGCAATCGACAGCAGATACTTTCAGTTCATCTGGTGAATACTCAAAGTTCTTGAAGAAAGGCTCACAAAAGTTATCTAAGGTTAAGATGCGAAATTTTACTGGTCAGGACATTCATGGAAAATTCTTTGAACTTGATCCGAACCTTGAAGTAGGAGGAGAAAGAGAGAGACTTTCTATGGAGTTAAGCAAGAATGTGAGAAAAATGGTATTATTATCCAAGAGTTCACCTCCTGACCCTCCCCCTCTTTGTTCAATATGTCAACATAAGGCGCCTGTCTTTGGAAAACCCCCACGGTGGTTTACATATGCCGAGCTTGAAACTGCTACCCGTGGATTTTCTAAAGCTAATTTTTTGGCTGAGGGTGGATATGGTTCTGTACACCGTGGAGTCTTACCAGATGGCCAAGTCGTAGCTGTCAAGCAGCACAAATCTGCGAGTTCCCAAGGTGATCGGGAGTTTTGCTCAGAAGTGGAGGTCTTGAGCTGTGCTCAGCATCGAAATGTTGTGACGCTAATTGGATTCTGTATAGAGGATGGAAGAAGGTTGCTTGTATATGAATACATTTGCAATGGTTCTTTGGATTCTCACCTATATG GGCACAATCGAGACCCATTAAACTGGTCTGCGAGGCAAAAAATTGCACTTGGAGCTGCTCGAGGGCTGAGATACCTTCACGAGGAGTGCAGAGTAGGATGCATTGTACATCGTGACATGAGGCCTAATAACATTCTTCTCACTCATGATTTTGAGCCATTG GTTGGAGACTTTGGACTAGCAAGGTGGCAGCCAGGTGGAGACTTGGGTGTTGAAACAAGAATAATTGGAACATTTGG GTACTTGGCTCCAGAGTATGCTCGAAGTGGGCAAATCACTGAAAAGGCCGACGTCTACTCTTTTGGCGTGGTGTTAGTGGAACTCATCACCGGGAGAAAAGTGATGGATATATACCGCCCCAAGGGCCAACAGTGCCTCACAGAGTGG GCGCGCCCTTTGCTGAAAGAGAACGCCATCGCTGACCTCATAGATCCATGCATAAGGAACTGCTACCTAGAACAAGAGGTTCGCCGCATGATGCACTGTGCATCATCGTGCATTCAACCCGACCCTCTTTCCAGGCCTCGGATGTCTCAG GTACTTAGGATGTTGGAAAGTGACATTTAA
- the LOC116012415 gene encoding probable transcription factor At5g61620, translating into MGRKCSHCGSAGHNSRTCTTLKAASSHHHHHYHSSSSSVNVGGLRLFGVELEISSSSSSSAMKKSCSLDCLSSSSSLSSSQFSANEISAAEKTSVTFPANADATIFEAKEKKKGVPWTEEEHRTFLIGLERLGKGDWRGISRNFVTTRTPTQVASHAQKYFLRSQGGLNSNNNSKSRRRASLFDMVEHSIKSQQELEDDDQEHTPNKHCSPNSFLQAHDNINAAGKALNSRVIMSSSSTGSSSSNAALLDLELTIGAPKNV; encoded by the exons ATGGGAAGAAAATGCTCACATTGTGGAAGTGCTGGCCACAATTCAAGAACTTGCACCACTCTCAAAGCAGCTTCttcccatcatcatcatcattatcacaGCAGTAGCAGCAGTGTTAATGTTGGAGGGCTGAGGCTTTTTGGAGTTGAACTTGAaatctcttcctcttcttcttcctctgcCATGAAGAAAAGTTGCAGCTTGGATTGcttgtcttcttcttcatctctgtCTTCTTCCCAATTCTCTGCCAATGAAATCTCTGCAGCAGAGAAGACATCTGTTACCTTCCCAGCTAATGCTGATGCCACCATTTTTGAAgctaaagaaaagaagaaag GAGTTCCGTGGACAGAAGAGGAACACAGGACATTCTTAATTGGACTAGAAAGACTAGGAAAGGGAGACTGGAGAGGGATTTCGAGAAACTTTGTGACTACAAGGACTCCAACCCAGGTTGCCAGTCATGCTCAGAAGTATTTTCTCAGATCACAGGGCGGTCTAAATAGTAACAACAACAGCAAGAGTCGCCGCCGTGCTAGCCTCTTTGACATGGTGGAGCACAGCATCAAATCACAGCAGGAATTGGAAGATGATGATCAAGAACACACCCCAAACAAGCACTGTTCACCTAATTCTTTCTTGCAGGCTCATGATAACATTAATGCAGCTGGGAAAGCCCTAAATTCTAGGGTTATAATGTCATCATCATCCACTGGCTCCTCTTCATCAAATGCAGCACTTCTTGATTTGGAGCTCACCATTGGAGCTCCCAAGAATGTGTAG
- the LOC116012364 gene encoding probable acyl-[acyl-carrier-protein]--UDP-N-acetylglucosamine O-acyltransferase, mitochondrial, whose protein sequence is MCSLFCARSHRHLSFALSLKALSLPLHRLSSTVTHVSEEDKANDTAEKKPIFVHPSALVHPSAVLGEGVAIGPFCTIGASVTLGNACQLYSGSHIFGKTILGENCTLMTGAVVGDDLPGYTIIGSNNVIGHHAVVGVKCQDLKYKPGSECFLEVGDNNEIREHTSIHRSSKPCDKTVIGDNNLIMGSCHIAHDCKVGNNNILANNTLLAGHVVVEDYTHTAGATVVHQFCHIGSFSFIGGGSVVSQDVPKYTMVSGERAELRGLNLEGLRRRGFSVMEIRSLRSAYRKIFMTAGADSGSFEDRLAEVEQHEELILVPAVSSMVKSIRDSFVESRRGICKFRAWNET, encoded by the exons ATGTGTTCACTTTTCTGCGCCCGCAGCCACCGGCACCTCTCTTTCGCTCTCAGTCTCAAAGCACTCTCTCTGCCTCTCCACCGACTTTCATCTACAGTGACGC ATGTTTCGGAGGAAGATAAAGCTAATGATACTGCCGAGAAAAAACCCATTTTCGTTCACCCATCTGCACTTGTCCACCCCAGTGCCGTTCTTGGAGAG GGAGTGGCGATCGGTCCATTCTGTACCATTGGTGCTTCTGTGACATTGGGGAATGCTTGTCAGCTATACTCTGGGAGCCACATCTTTGGAAAGACTATTCTTGGGGAGAATTGTACTTTGATGAC TGGTGCTGTGGTTGGAGATGATCTTCCTGGTTACACCATCATTGGGAGCAATAATGTAATAGGGCATCATGCCGTTGTTGGTGTTAAATGCCAGGATTTGAAATATAAG CCAGGGAGTGAATGCTTCCTCGAGGTTGGTGATAACAACGAGATCAGGGAGCATACATCCATCCATCGATCTTCAAAGCCTTGTGATAAAACG GTCATTGGTGATAACAATCTTATTATGGGCTCTTGTCATATAGCTCACGACTGCAAAGTGGGTAACAACAACATTTTGGCAAATAATACACTTTTGGCCGGGCATGTTGTAGTCGAG GACTATACCCACACTGCAGGAGCCACGGTGGTTCATCAATTTTGTCATATTGGTTCGTTTTCCTTCATTGGTGGTGGCTCGGTG GTTTCGCAAGATGTTCCAAAGTACACGATGGTGTCTGGCGAAAGAGCTGAGCTTCGTGGATTAAATCTGGAAGGTCTTCGTCGCCGTGGATTCTCTGTGATGGAG ATTAGGAGTCTCAGATCTGCTTATAGAAAGATATTCATGACAGCTGGTGCTGATTCTGGGAGTTTTGAAGATCGACTAGCTGAAGTG GAGCAGCATGAGGAGCTGATCCTTGTGCCAGCTGTTTCCTCTATGGTGAAATCTATACGAGATTCTTTTGTGGAGAGTCGTCGTGGCATTTGCAAGTTCAGAGCTTGGAATGAAACTTAG
- the LOC116013712 gene encoding inactive protein kinase SELMODRAFT_444075-like isoform X2, whose translation MNLRQKSVKDRSLDVAKRVVLVCVKASREIPRSALAWTLTHVVQPGDCVKLLVVIPDHHSISKLWGFSRFHSDCAHTNGKSFSGTVFDQKDYITDSCAQIMLQLNDLYDPNKIQLKIKVISGSECGVVAAEAMKTQTHWVVLDKKMKKEAKICLEELECNVVMMKNSHPKILRMNFVGSPSTENEVIAWSQISRNLLTEIRVPNVTPVSSPEHVSSTTTAARTSSISSSELEACLLATSDFRWDLKKGGFPHRDVRYLFDESDSDTDIEKLISPSTSISSKQSTADTFSSSGEYSKFLKKGSQKLSKVKMRNFTGQDIHGKFFELDPNLEVGGERERLSMELSKNVRKMVLLSKSSPPDPPPLCSICQHKAPVFGKPPRWFTYAELETATRGFSKANFLAEGGYGSVHRGVLPDGQVVAVKQHKSASSQGDREFCSEVEVLSCAQHRNVVTLIGFCIEDGRRLLVYEYICNGSLDSHLYGHNRDPLNWSARQKIALGAARGLRYLHEECRVGCIVHRDMRPNNILLTHDFEPLVGDFGLARWQPGGDLGVETRIIGTFGYLAPEYARSGQITEKADVYSFGVVLVELITGRKVMDIYRPKGQQCLTERALC comes from the exons ATGAATCTGAGGCAAAAGAGTGTGAAAGATAGAAGTTTGGATGTGGCAAAAAGGGTTGTGTTGGTTTGTGTTAAAGCTTCTAGGGAAATCCCAAGAAGTGCTTTAGCATGGACTCTGACTCATGTTGTTCAGCCTGGAGACTGTGTTAAGCTGCTGGTGGTCATCCCAGATCATCATTCAATAA GTAAACTATGGGGGTTTTCAAGATTCCACAGTGATTGTGCACACACAAATGGGAAATCATTCTCGGGAACAGTTTTTGATCAGAAGGATTACATTACAGATTCATGCGCCCAAATAATGCTTCAGCTCAATGATCTTTATGATCCAAACAAG ATACAGTTGAAGATCAAAGTCATTTCTGGATCAGAGTGTGGAGTGGTAGCTGCTGAAGCCATGAAAACTCAAACTCACTGGGTGGTATTGGATAA gaaaatgaaaaaagaggcAAAAATTTGCTTGGAGGAGCTAGAATGTAACGTTGTTATGATGAAAAATTCTCATCCCAAGATTCTCCGTATGAATTTCGTTGGATCGCCAAGCACAGAAAATGAAGTAATCGCTTGGTCTCAAATATCTAGAAATCTTTTAACTGAGATTCGGGTGCCAAATGTAACTCCTGTTAGCAGTCCAGAGCATGTATCATCGACAACAACTGCTGCTCGAACATCCTCAATTTCAAGCTCAGAGCTGGAAGCTTGTCTACTTGCTACCTCTGATTTCCGTTGGGATCTAAAGAAAGGAGGCTTTCCACATCGCGATGTCCGTTATCTCTTTGATGAGTCTGATTCTGACACAGACATTGAAAAGCTGATTTCTCCTTCCACGAGTATATCTTCCAAGCAATCGACAGCAGATACTTTCAGTTCATCTGGTGAATACTCAAAGTTCTTGAAGAAAGGCTCACAAAAGTTATCTAAGGTTAAGATGCGAAATTTTACTGGTCAGGACATTCATGGAAAATTCTTTGAACTTGATCCGAACCTTGAAGTAGGAGGAGAAAGAGAGAGACTTTCTATGGAGTTAAGCAAGAATGTGAGAAAAATGGTATTATTATCCAAGAGTTCACCTCCTGACCCTCCCCCTCTTTGTTCAATATGTCAACATAAGGCGCCTGTCTTTGGAAAACCCCCACGGTGGTTTACATATGCCGAGCTTGAAACTGCTACCCGTGGATTTTCTAAAGCTAATTTTTTGGCTGAGGGTGGATATGGTTCTGTACACCGTGGAGTCTTACCAGATGGCCAAGTCGTAGCTGTCAAGCAGCACAAATCTGCGAGTTCCCAAGGTGATCGGGAGTTTTGCTCAGAAGTGGAGGTCTTGAGCTGTGCTCAGCATCGAAATGTTGTGACGCTAATTGGATTCTGTATAGAGGATGGAAGAAGGTTGCTTGTATATGAATACATTTGCAATGGTTCTTTGGATTCTCACCTATATG GGCACAATCGAGACCCATTAAACTGGTCTGCGAGGCAAAAAATTGCACTTGGAGCTGCTCGAGGGCTGAGATACCTTCACGAGGAGTGCAGAGTAGGATGCATTGTACATCGTGACATGAGGCCTAATAACATTCTTCTCACTCATGATTTTGAGCCATTG GTTGGAGACTTTGGACTAGCAAGGTGGCAGCCAGGTGGAGACTTGGGTGTTGAAACAAGAATAATTGGAACATTTGG GTACTTGGCTCCAGAGTATGCTCGAAGTGGGCAAATCACTGAAAAGGCCGACGTCTACTCTTTTGGCGTGGTGTTAGTGGAACTCATCACCGGGAGAAAAGTGATGGATATATACCGCCCCAAGGGCCAACAGTGCCTCACAGA GCGCGCCCTTTGCTGA